The uncultured Desulfuromonas sp. genome has a segment encoding these proteins:
- the hslU gene encoding ATP-dependent protease ATPase subunit HslU, with protein MTNFTPREIVSELDRYIIGQRGAKRAVAVALRNRWRRQQVPAELRDEISPKNIIMIGATGVGKTEIARRLAKLAQAPFIKVEASKFTEVGYVGRDVESMVRDLVELAIIMVREQEAKKVRLKAEERAEEKLLDLLLPGERKNLDSDDEAQGGSSTRDKLRRLLRMGELDNRFVELETEESTIPAMEVLTPPGAEDMGLNIKEMFGNMFPKKTKRRRIAVSEARQILIDQEAEKLVDMDNVQQMARELTEQSGIIFIDEIDKVASKDGGQGPEVSREGVQRDILPIVEGSTVNTKYGAVKTDHILFVAAGAFHVAKPSDLIPELQGRFPIRVELDNLGEEEFVRILTEPKNSLVNQYQALMATESITLSFTDEAIHEIARTAAQVNEQTENIGARRLHTIMEKLLEEISFDAPEMNEKTLTIDVAQVQESLGDIVGNEDLSRFIL; from the coding sequence ATGACCAATTTTACCCCGCGGGAAATTGTCTCGGAACTCGACCGTTACATCATCGGTCAGCGCGGTGCCAAACGCGCCGTCGCCGTCGCCCTGCGCAACCGCTGGCGCCGCCAGCAGGTCCCGGCGGAGTTGCGCGACGAAATTTCACCGAAGAATATCATTATGATCGGCGCCACCGGTGTCGGTAAAACCGAGATCGCCCGACGCTTGGCCAAACTGGCTCAAGCGCCGTTTATCAAAGTCGAGGCCAGCAAATTTACCGAGGTCGGCTATGTCGGCCGCGACGTTGAAAGTATGGTACGCGATCTGGTCGAGCTGGCCATCATCATGGTGCGCGAGCAGGAAGCGAAAAAAGTGCGCCTCAAGGCTGAAGAACGTGCCGAGGAGAAGCTGCTCGACCTGCTGTTGCCGGGAGAGCGTAAAAACCTCGACAGCGACGACGAAGCTCAAGGCGGCAGTTCCACCCGTGACAAACTGCGCCGTCTGCTGCGCATGGGTGAGCTGGACAACCGCTTTGTCGAACTGGAAACCGAGGAGAGCACCATTCCGGCCATGGAAGTGTTGACGCCGCCGGGGGCCGAGGATATGGGTTTGAACATCAAGGAGATGTTCGGCAACATGTTCCCGAAAAAAACCAAGCGTCGCCGCATCGCGGTCAGCGAGGCACGTCAGATCCTCATCGATCAGGAAGCGGAGAAACTGGTGGACATGGACAACGTCCAACAGATGGCCCGTGAACTCACCGAGCAAAGTGGTATTATTTTCATCGATGAGATCGATAAAGTGGCCAGTAAGGACGGCGGTCAGGGGCCGGAAGTATCACGCGAAGGCGTGCAGCGCGATATTCTGCCCATCGTCGAAGGCAGCACGGTGAACACCAAATACGGTGCGGTCAAGACCGACCACATCCTGTTTGTCGCCGCCGGAGCGTTTCATGTTGCCAAGCCGTCGGACCTGATCCCGGAGCTGCAGGGCCGTTTCCCCATCCGCGTCGAACTGGATAATCTGGGTGAAGAGGAATTTGTCCGCATCCTCACCGAGCCGAAGAATTCTCTGGTCAACCAGTATCAGGCGCTGATGGCGACGGAAAGCATCACCCTGAGCTTTACCGATGAAGCGATTCACGAAATTGCCCGGACCGCGGCGCAGGTCAATGAGCAGACGGAAAATATTGGCGCCCGGCGTCTGCACACCATCATGGAGAAGCTGCTCGAAGAGATCTCCTTTGACGCCCCGGAAATGAATGAAAAAACCCTGACCATTGACGTTGCTCAGGTTCAGGAAAGCCTTGGCGACATCGTCGGCAACGAAGATCTGTCCCGTTTTATCCTTTAA
- the argF gene encoding ornithine carbamoyltransferase, producing MNNHFLCLTDWTAAELDAIFALTTELKDKQKQGMAHPLLAGKTLGMIFEKSSTRTRISFEVGMYQLGGHALFLSSSNTQLGRGEPIKDTARVMSRYVDGIMIRTFSQEGIEELARYADVPVINALTDSYHPCQVMADLFTVLEHKGNYKDQVYCWIGDGNNMAHSWINAAAVLGFELRVATPKGYEPDAKVIERAEKMGANIVYTNDPLQAAWGADVLNTDVWASMGQEQEQLQREKDFVGFQINAEVIDAADGDCLVLHCLPAHRGEEITDDVIEGSHSVVFDEAENRLHVQKAIMATLMNKE from the coding sequence GTGAATAACCATTTTCTCTGTCTGACCGACTGGACGGCTGCAGAGCTTGATGCCATTTTTGCGCTGACCACCGAGCTTAAAGATAAACAGAAGCAGGGCATGGCCCACCCTCTGCTGGCCGGAAAAACTCTGGGAATGATTTTCGAGAAGAGTTCCACCCGCACCCGCATCTCCTTTGAAGTGGGCATGTATCAGCTGGGCGGCCACGCACTGTTTTTGTCGTCCAGCAACACCCAGCTGGGCCGTGGTGAGCCGATCAAGGATACGGCGCGGGTGATGTCGCGCTACGTCGACGGCATTATGATCCGCACCTTCTCTCAGGAAGGCATTGAGGAACTGGCCCGTTACGCCGACGTCCCGGTGATTAATGCGCTCACTGACAGTTACCATCCCTGTCAGGTGATGGCCGACCTGTTCACCGTGCTGGAGCACAAAGGCAACTATAAAGACCAGGTGTATTGCTGGATCGGTGACGGCAATAACATGGCGCATTCATGGATCAATGCCGCGGCCGTGCTCGGTTTTGAACTGCGCGTCGCCACGCCGAAAGGCTATGAGCCGGATGCGAAAGTTATTGAGCGCGCCGAAAAGATGGGCGCCAACATTGTTTATACCAACGATCCGCTGCAGGCCGCCTGGGGTGCCGACGTGCTGAACACCGATGTGTGGGCGAGCATGGGTCAGGAGCAGGAACAGCTGCAGCGCGAAAAAGATTTTGTCGGCTTCCAGATCAATGCCGAAGTGATTGACGCCGCCGACGGCGACTGCCTGGTGCTGCACTGTCTGCCGGCACATCGCGGCGAAGAAATTACCGATGACGTCATCGAAGGTTCCCATTCGGTGGTGTTTGATGAAGCGGAAAACCGCCTCCACGTCCAGAAAGCGATCATGGCCACCCTGATGAACAAGGAGTAA
- a CDS encoding NUDIX hydrolase, whose product MDYPLQKQIKTSVVACIIDAQQRVLLTRRSIPPFFGQWVMPGGKIDHGEPIHTALKREVQEEVGLEVSVEALLDVYEHVAVGERRDHYIILYYRATPQTFELHINPDELSEAVWFAPEQLPDLDVPPGSRHILALLHPELPWPHLEPPGDMADCELPGAGPLDNQ is encoded by the coding sequence ATGGATTATCCGTTACAAAAACAGATCAAAACCTCGGTTGTCGCCTGTATTATCGACGCGCAACAACGTGTTCTGCTGACCCGCCGCAGCATTCCGCCGTTTTTCGGTCAATGGGTGATGCCGGGCGGTAAGATTGATCACGGTGAGCCGATCCACACCGCATTGAAACGGGAAGTCCAGGAAGAGGTCGGGCTGGAGGTTTCTGTCGAAGCCCTGCTCGACGTCTACGAACACGTCGCCGTCGGAGAACGACGCGACCACTACATCATCCTCTATTACCGCGCCACGCCGCAGACTTTTGAGCTGCACATCAATCCCGATGAGCTCAGTGAAGCGGTGTGGTTTGCCCCGGAGCAACTCCCGGACCTCGATGTGCCCCCCGGCAGCCGCCATATTCTCGCTCTGCTGCACCCGGAGCTGCCCTGGCCGCATCTCGAGCCGCCCGGCGACATGGCGGACTGTGAGCTTCCCGGCGCCGGCCCCCTGGATAATCAGTAG
- the argB gene encoding acetylglutamate kinase: MQEVINKAKVLVEALPYIQRFNNKTIVIKYGGNAMVEEHLKESFANDIILLKLIGLNPVIVHGGGPQIGKVLKEMGRETDFVQGMRVTDHETMNVVEMVLGGKVNKEIVGNINHFGGKAVGLSGKDGNLITARKLEMKRINPDTLTPEIIDVGMVGEVAAINPAVLTALEESSFIPVIAPVGVGVNGETYNINADLVAGRVAGALHAEKLILLTDIEGVKDKQGELISTIDIDEVPGLIDDGTIGGGMIPKVTCCVDAVMEGVKKAHIIDGRMEHACLLEIFTDKGIGTAVARFKR, encoded by the coding sequence ATGCAGGAAGTAATCAATAAAGCCAAAGTGCTGGTGGAGGCCCTGCCCTACATCCAGCGCTTCAACAATAAAACCATTGTCATCAAATACGGCGGCAACGCCATGGTCGAAGAACACCTCAAGGAGAGCTTTGCCAACGATATCATTCTGCTCAAGCTGATAGGCCTCAACCCGGTCATCGTTCACGGCGGCGGACCGCAAATCGGTAAAGTGCTCAAGGAGATGGGCCGTGAGACCGACTTTGTCCAAGGCATGCGCGTCACCGACCACGAGACCATGAACGTGGTTGAGATGGTGCTCGGCGGCAAGGTCAACAAAGAAATCGTCGGCAACATCAATCACTTCGGCGGCAAAGCGGTCGGCCTGTCCGGCAAGGACGGCAACCTGATCACCGCCCGCAAGCTGGAGATGAAGCGCATCAACCCCGACACCCTGACCCCGGAGATCATCGATGTCGGCATGGTCGGTGAAGTGGCGGCGATCAATCCGGCGGTGCTCACCGCTCTGGAAGAGAGCAGCTTCATTCCGGTCATCGCCCCGGTGGGGGTCGGCGTTAACGGTGAAACCTACAATATCAACGCCGATCTGGTCGCCGGTCGCGTTGCCGGCGCCCTGCATGCGGAAAAGCTCATCCTGCTCACCGACATTGAAGGGGTCAAGGATAAGCAGGGCGAATTGATTTCAACCATTGACATTGACGAGGTTCCCGGCTTAATAGACGATGGCACCATTGGCGGCGGCATGATCCCCAAAGTCACCTGCTGCGTTGACGCGGTGATGGAGGGCGTGAAAAAAGCCCATATCATCGACGGCCGCATGGAACATGCCTGTCTGCTGGAAATTTTCACCGACAAAGGGATCGGTACCGCTGTAGCGAGGTTTAAACGATGA
- a CDS encoding cupin domain-containing protein gives MASTIIRTAEQDEYDLADHPLFFVRDVVTKQHSTHLSLHRGRIEPGGEITPHRQEHTETIYILSGDVECVLDDDTCELGAGTCLVIEPHTTRGLKNIGDQPVELLVVFTPPLT, from the coding sequence ATGGCGTCAACCATCATCCGTACCGCAGAACAGGACGAATACGATCTCGCCGATCATCCATTGTTCTTCGTTCGTGACGTGGTGACGAAACAGCACAGCACACACCTGTCACTGCATCGCGGGCGGATTGAGCCCGGCGGAGAGATTACCCCACACCGCCAGGAACACACCGAGACCATCTACATCCTCTCGGGAGATGTCGAGTGTGTCCTGGATGACGACACCTGCGAGCTCGGTGCCGGAACCTGTCTGGTGATCGAACCACACACCACGCGTGGGTTAAAAAACATCGGCGATCAACCGGTGGAACTGCTGGTGGTGTTCACCCCGCCCTTGACCTGA
- a CDS encoding argininosuccinate synthase: MQKKGTVKKAVLAYSGGLDTSIILKWLVEEYGCEVIAFSADLGQGEELDFIPEKAKNTGASKCFIEDLREEFTRDFVFPMFRANAIYEGRYFLGTSIARPLIAKKQMEIALAEGADAVSHGATGKGNDQVRFELGYYHFDPSIHVIAPWREWDLNSRTALEEYAKKHGIPVPTSKKFPWSSDRNLLHISFEGDILENPWAEAPEEMYVLTTRPEDAPDQPEFVEIEFKNGDPIAVNGEQLSPANLLAKLNELGGKHGIGRVDLMENRYVGMKSRGVYETPGGTILEEAHRGVESITMDREVMHLRDSLIPRYAEMVYNGYWFAPEREALQALIDDTQKTVNGMARVKLYKGHCRVVGRKSDTDSLFNVEFATFEADEVYNQADAEGFIKLNALRLRIRSMMNKKA, from the coding sequence ATGCAAAAAAAAGGCACTGTCAAAAAAGCGGTCCTCGCCTACTCCGGGGGCCTGGACACCTCTATCATCCTCAAATGGCTGGTCGAGGAATACGGTTGTGAAGTGATTGCGTTCTCGGCCGACCTCGGTCAGGGCGAAGAACTGGATTTTATCCCCGAAAAAGCCAAGAACACCGGGGCCAGTAAATGCTTTATTGAAGATCTGCGCGAAGAGTTTACCCGCGACTTCGTATTCCCCATGTTCCGCGCCAACGCCATCTACGAAGGCCGCTACTTCCTCGGCACCTCCATCGCCCGGCCGCTGATCGCCAAAAAGCAGATGGAGATCGCCCTGGCCGAAGGGGCGGATGCCGTCTCTCACGGTGCCACCGGCAAAGGCAACGACCAGGTGCGTTTTGAGCTGGGCTACTACCACTTTGACCCGAGCATCCATGTCATCGCCCCGTGGCGTGAGTGGGACCTCAACAGCCGCACCGCCCTGGAGGAATATGCCAAGAAACACGGTATTCCCGTGCCGACCAGCAAAAAATTCCCCTGGAGCAGTGACCGCAACCTGCTGCACATCTCTTTTGAGGGCGATATTCTCGAAAATCCTTGGGCCGAAGCGCCGGAAGAGATGTATGTGTTGACCACCCGTCCCGAAGATGCTCCGGACCAGCCGGAATTCGTCGAGATCGAATTCAAAAACGGTGACCCGATTGCCGTCAACGGCGAGCAACTGTCTCCGGCCAACCTGCTGGCCAAGCTCAATGAGTTGGGCGGCAAGCACGGCATCGGCCGTGTTGACCTGATGGAAAACCGTTACGTCGGCATGAAGAGCCGTGGCGTCTATGAAACACCGGGCGGCACCATCCTCGAAGAAGCCCATCGCGGTGTCGAGTCGATCACCATGGACCGCGAAGTGATGCACCTGCGTGACTCCCTGATCCCGCGCTATGCGGAAATGGTCTACAACGGCTACTGGTTTGCTCCGGAGCGCGAAGCCCTGCAGGCGCTCATCGACGACACCCAGAAAACCGTTAACGGTATGGCTCGTGTTAAACTGTACAAAGGTCACTGCCGTGTTGTTGGCCGTAAGTCCGACACCGACAGCCTGTTCAACGTCGAATTCGCCACCTTCGAGGCGGATGAGGTGTACAACCAGGCCGATGCCGAGGGCTTTATCAAGCTCAACGCGCTGCGTCTGCGTATTCGCAGCATGATGAACAAAAAAGCGTAA
- the argH gene encoding argininosuccinate lyase produces the protein MSEKLWGGRFTQPTDKFVEEFTASIDFDQRMYRYDIQGSMAHARMLGRQGIIAVEEAEQICTGLQGILADMDAGTIEFSVALEDIHMNIEARLIERIGSVGGKLHTGRSRNDQVAVDIRLYLRDEMKEVLVYLDKLQGALLDQAEANLNTIMPGYTHLQTAQPVLFAHHMLAYYEMFLRDTGRMSDCLKRMNVLPLGAGALAGTTFPIDRESVAEDLGFDGVTRNSLDSVSDRDFALEFCAASATLMMHLSRLSEELILWSSADFNFIELTDAFCTGSSIMPQKKNPDVPELVRGKTGRVYGNLISLLTLMKSLPLAYNKDMQEDKEPLFDSIDTVKGSLKIFADMIAEMNVKADNMRIAAARGFSTATDVADYCVTKGIPFRNAHEIVGKTVRYCIENGKDIPELTIDEFKQFSDAIEDDIYNFVTLEASVNARRATGGTARSAVESEIARARQSRQETNS, from the coding sequence ATGAGCGAAAAACTCTGGGGAGGCCGTTTCACCCAGCCTACGGATAAATTTGTTGAGGAGTTCACCGCCTCCATCGACTTTGACCAGCGCATGTACCGCTACGACATTCAAGGGTCCATGGCCCATGCCCGCATGCTCGGTCGTCAGGGCATCATCGCCGTTGAAGAAGCCGAGCAGATCTGTACCGGGTTGCAGGGCATTCTCGCCGATATGGACGCGGGCACCATCGAGTTTTCCGTGGCCCTGGAAGATATCCACATGAATATTGAAGCCCGCCTGATTGAGCGCATCGGTTCGGTCGGCGGCAAGCTGCACACCGGCCGTTCCCGCAATGACCAGGTGGCCGTGGATATCCGCCTCTACCTGCGTGACGAGATGAAAGAGGTTCTCGTTTATCTCGACAAACTGCAGGGCGCCCTGCTCGACCAGGCCGAGGCCAACCTTAACACCATCATGCCCGGCTACACCCATTTGCAGACCGCGCAACCGGTGCTGTTCGCCCACCACATGCTGGCCTATTACGAAATGTTCCTGCGCGACACGGGGCGCATGAGTGACTGTTTGAAACGGATGAATGTGCTGCCGCTGGGCGCCGGAGCCCTGGCCGGAACCACCTTCCCCATCGACCGCGAATCCGTGGCCGAAGATCTCGGTTTTGACGGCGTGACCCGCAACAGTCTCGATTCCGTCTCCGACCGTGACTTTGCCCTGGAATTCTGCGCGGCATCCGCCACCCTGATGATGCATCTGTCACGGCTGAGCGAAGAACTGATTCTGTGGTCGAGCGCTGATTTTAACTTCATCGAATTGACCGACGCCTTCTGCACCGGAAGCTCGATCATGCCGCAGAAGAAAAACCCCGATGTGCCGGAACTGGTGCGTGGTAAAACCGGCCGCGTCTACGGCAACCTGATCAGCCTGCTTACTCTGATGAAATCACTGCCGCTGGCCTACAACAAGGACATGCAGGAGGACAAGGAACCCCTGTTCGACAGCATCGACACGGTCAAAGGCAGCCTGAAAATCTTTGCCGACATGATCGCCGAAATGAACGTCAAAGCCGACAACATGCGCATTGCGGCGGCACGCGGCTTCTCCACCGCCACCGACGTGGCCGACTACTGTGTGACCAAGGGCATTCCGTTCCGCAACGCCCATGAAATTGTCGGTAAAACCGTGCGCTACTGCATCGAAAACGGCAAAGACATTCCTGAACTGACCATCGATGAATTCAAGCAGTTCAGCGATGCCATCGAAGACGACATCTACAATTTCGTCACCCTGGAAGCATCGGTGAATGCGCGTCGCGCCACCGGCGGCACTGCACGCAGCGCGGTGGAATCAGAAATCGCCCGCGCCCGTCAGTCCCGTCAGGAGACGAACTCATGA
- the hslV gene encoding ATP-dependent protease subunit HslV: MFRGTTIVCVRRDDQVTLAGDGQVTLGHTVMKHGACKIRRMHNDQIIAGFAGSTADAFTLFEKFEAKLQEFRGQLARSAVALAKDWRSDRVLRRLEALLLVADHEQTLVISGVGDVIESDDGVAAIGSGGAYAQAAARALLRNTDMTPQQIAEQALTIAAEICIYTNDQISMETLS; this comes from the coding sequence ATGTTTCGAGGAACCACCATCGTCTGTGTTCGCCGGGATGACCAGGTGACATTGGCTGGCGACGGCCAAGTGACGCTGGGACATACCGTGATGAAACACGGCGCCTGTAAAATCAGACGCATGCATAACGATCAAATCATTGCCGGTTTTGCCGGCAGCACGGCGGACGCCTTTACCCTGTTTGAAAAGTTTGAGGCCAAGCTGCAGGAGTTTCGCGGCCAATTGGCCCGTTCGGCCGTGGCTCTGGCCAAAGACTGGCGCAGTGATCGTGTGTTGCGCCGTCTTGAGGCGTTATTGCTGGTCGCCGACCACGAGCAAACGCTGGTGATCTCAGGCGTCGGCGACGTCATTGAAAGTGACGACGGTGTTGCCGCCATCGGTTCCGGCGGCGCCTATGCCCAGGCCGCGGCGCGCGCCCTGCTGCGCAACACCGACATGACGCCGCAGCAGATTGCCGAACAGGCGCTGACCATTGCCGCGGAGATTTGCATTTACACCAACGACCAGATCAGTATGGAAACACTGTCATGA
- a CDS encoding acetylornithine transaminase: MSTSQDWITRGDHHIATTYGRYPLVAVKGEGCWLWDADGKKYLDFLAGVAVNNLGHCHPKVVAALQQQAATLIHCSNYYHIPSQIELAEILCEHSFGDRVFFCNSGAEANEAAMKLVRKYSAEKHGENRFEVITALASFHGRTIGTISATGQDAVRKGFTPVVPGFKYVPFGDIDAMRSAISPNTCAVMLEPVQGEGGVNVPPEGYLKAVRQLCDEQGLLLVFDEVQVGCGRTGTLFAYQHDDVAPDIMTLAKALAGGPPIGAMVAKEEVAASFVPGTHGSTFGGNPLMTSAAVAAMRCLIDDGVLDNCVAMGSYLREQLEALSNRFSFAGAVRGRGLILGMQLDIPGADIVKQAMAKGLLINCTAGSVLRFVPPLIVTREEIDQAMAILGEVMEKITPTA; the protein is encoded by the coding sequence ATGAGCACATCACAGGATTGGATCACCCGCGGTGATCACCATATTGCCACCACCTATGGCCGTTATCCGCTGGTCGCCGTCAAGGGCGAAGGCTGCTGGCTGTGGGATGCCGATGGCAAGAAATATCTCGATTTTCTCGCCGGAGTTGCGGTCAACAATCTGGGACACTGTCATCCCAAGGTGGTGGCGGCCCTGCAACAGCAGGCGGCCACACTGATTCACTGCTCCAACTACTACCACATCCCGAGTCAGATCGAGTTAGCGGAGATCCTCTGCGAGCACTCCTTCGGCGACCGGGTGTTCTTCTGTAACTCCGGGGCCGAAGCCAACGAAGCGGCCATGAAACTGGTGCGTAAGTACAGCGCGGAAAAACACGGTGAAAACCGCTTTGAAGTGATCACCGCATTGGCCTCGTTCCACGGTCGTACCATCGGCACCATCAGTGCTACCGGCCAGGATGCGGTGCGCAAAGGCTTTACTCCGGTGGTACCCGGCTTCAAGTATGTGCCGTTCGGCGATATCGATGCCATGCGCAGCGCCATCAGCCCCAACACCTGCGCCGTTATGCTCGAACCGGTTCAAGGCGAAGGCGGCGTCAATGTGCCTCCAGAGGGCTACCTCAAGGCGGTGCGTCAACTGTGTGATGAGCAGGGACTGTTACTGGTGTTTGACGAAGTGCAGGTCGGCTGTGGCCGGACCGGCACCCTGTTCGCCTATCAGCACGACGACGTCGCGCCGGACATCATGACCCTGGCTAAAGCCTTGGCCGGTGGGCCGCCTATCGGCGCCATGGTGGCCAAGGAAGAGGTTGCGGCAAGCTTTGTGCCCGGGACCCACGGTTCCACCTTTGGCGGCAACCCGCTGATGACCAGTGCGGCCGTGGCGGCCATGCGCTGTCTGATCGATGACGGTGTGCTCGATAACTGCGTGGCCATGGGCAGCTACCTGCGTGAGCAGCTCGAAGCGTTGAGCAATCGGTTTTCCTTTGCCGGAGCCGTGCGCGGCCGTGGTCTGATTCTCGGCATGCAGCTGGACATCCCCGGCGCGGACATCGTCAAACAAGCCATGGCCAAAGGGTTGTTGATCAACTGCACCGCGGGTAGCGTACTGCGCTTTGTACCGCCGTTGATTGTCACCCGCGAGGAGATTGATCAGGCCATGGCGATTCTCGGCGAGGTCATGGAAAAGATCACTCCGACCGCCTAG
- a CDS encoding RDD family protein: protein MNIECPHCQYSKEIADDQLPPLPAKVTCPQCSQEFTLEAQDFAIEEEPLLTDAPVMPPTAATPPVPPMPSATAVPTVDDVPAGFWLRVLASIIDSVLLQILGFAMGFGMQMLLGGTMNTQADPTVGLLMLAMGMVLSIAYYVFFTGYNGQTPGKMALRVKVIHNDGGPVGYGQAFVREVIGKFFSGVLLCIGYLMVAFRADKRGLHDLMARTRVIKV from the coding sequence ATGAACATTGAATGCCCGCACTGTCAGTACAGCAAAGAGATTGCCGACGACCAGCTGCCGCCGTTACCGGCCAAAGTGACCTGTCCGCAATGCTCTCAGGAATTCACCCTCGAAGCTCAGGATTTTGCCATCGAGGAGGAGCCACTACTGACAGACGCGCCGGTCATGCCGCCAACGGCAGCAACCCCTCCGGTACCACCCATGCCTTCGGCAACGGCGGTGCCGACGGTTGACGACGTTCCGGCCGGCTTTTGGCTGCGTGTTCTGGCATCAATCATCGACTCGGTCCTGTTGCAGATTCTCGGTTTCGCCATGGGTTTCGGTATGCAGATGCTTCTCGGCGGCACCATGAATACGCAAGCGGACCCCACGGTGGGTCTGTTGATGCTGGCCATGGGCATGGTTCTGTCCATTGCTTATTATGTCTTTTTCACCGGCTACAACGGCCAGACACCCGGCAAAATGGCCCTGCGTGTTAAAGTGATCCACAATGACGGCGGTCCGGTGGGCTATGGCCAGGCCTTTGTTCGCGAAGTGATCGGCAAATTTTTCTCCGGGGTACTGTTGTGTATCGGCTACCTGATGGTCGCATTCCGTGCCGACAAGCGCGGTCTGCATGATCTGATGGCCCGCACCCGGGTCATTAAAGTATAA